The sequence below is a genomic window from Flagellimonas marinaquae.
CATCCGACAAAACTTCAATTAAAAGCTCATTTTTGTCTTTCTCATCAATATGTTTAATGGAACCTAGAGCTACTCCACTAGTTTGGACAAACTGATATTCCAAGTCCTCCAAAGCTGCCTCATCATACCTGAAATTGGGCCAGTCCTTTTGTTGCCAGTTCCATTTAAAAGCTGTCATGAGCTAAATAATTAATTTTTATAGCTCAAAAATAGTAAAATTATGAGCTATAAATTAAATTTTTATAGCCCAATAGAGAAAATGGAAGAAACGGTCACTGAGAACCACTAAAAATGGATTGTTTGAACTTTATACATTGAAAGACTAAATAGATTGGTTATTGGTTTGTGCGAATAGTATTATGAAAAGCAAGTCTTCAAAATCATTTTGAAATAACAGGGTCAACTTGAATTCAACACCTACTTAATTTTTAATGCTATGTCCAATCTTTCTGCAACATTGTCCCAGTTGATGATATCCATAATACAATCTACGAATTCTGCCCTGCGGTTACGATAGGTCAAATAATAAGCGTGTTCCCAAACATCGATCACTAGAATGGGAACGCAACCCCATTGGGTCAATTTTTGATGATCAGCGCAGCCCATCACAGTAAGCCTATCTATGAAAGGATGATAGGCCAAAATACCCCATCCGCTTGATTCCACATCCTTTGAAACCTTGGCCAAAAGGGCTTTGAGCTTATCATAGGTTCCAAAACTCTTTTCAATGTAAGAGAGAAGGTTTCCCTTTGGATCGTTCTTTTTATTGGTGAGGTTGGTCCAAAAAATGGAGTGAAGGATATGGCTTGAAAAATGATAGGACAGTTTCTTGGTCCAATGGTCCACCAATTCCAAGTTTCCGTCATCCAGTGACTTGATGATCATTTCTAGGTCTTTGTTGGCACCTTTGACAGCGCCCCCATGATGGAAAGTGTGGTGAAGATAAAGGGTTTCCTCATCCATACAGGGCTCCAAAAATGTCTTTGGATAGGGCAGGTCCGCCTGGACAAACTTTCCATTATCATCCATCAAACGGTCAATCTTTCCGTATTCAATGTTTTGTGCCCATACACTGGATTGCGGTAAGATGGTTGCGCCACCCACGATCATTGAATTTTGCATAAATTTTCTACGTTCCATAATTTGTTTTTTAAAGGATTGACTTATAGTCTAAAGGTATACCTTATTTTGGCAATGATCTGGGAGGATTCTTGGGAGAACCTATTGTTTATATCACTATAGACGGATGCATTGTTGAACACAAGAAAAAACTCACCTTGCGGATGAAAAATCCAATGAATCCGAGAATTAATGCCTAGGCTATCGGATTCAGTGTCATATTGAATAAAAGAATTTACCTGTAGGTCAGGTGTCGCATTGAACCTAATTCTAAAACCAGCCAATGTTTGGTCAAAATCCCCATAAGGTAACTGGGCAACATTTCTGGTCCCGGTCATTTCAAAAGTAAGAATGGTTGATGGTGACCAGCTTAATGATAATTGATATTCATTTAGGCGTCCTTTATAAAACGGACCGAACCACCAAGACATCCTTCCATTAAGATTTCGTTTTGAGGCAATATCCCCTTCAAATCGGTAGCGTATAAATTCGTAGGAACCAGTGGGTATCGTTACATCATTGGTTATTTCGAAAGGCGCGGTCAAAAACTCTCCTGTCGGAACAACGTTGAATTCAAAACGCTCACCACTTTCGAACCTCCAATTTAAAGGAGCAGTAAAAACCCGGTATGATTGCCATTGTCCATTCAAATCTGTTATATAGGTTCCAAACAACTCATTTCGAATTTGTCTGACCAATTTCCATTTGGGTCGAGGTGCCCAAGTAACACCAGCAACTATCTTATTTATTCCATTTCTGGGGACAAATCCGACCGAAGGGTCAAAAGCATCTCCAATATGGGCATAGGTTATGGCTGCATCCCAAATATCATTGGGGTAGTCTATCTTAAAACCATACGCAAACTTGTCTCCTGACAAATCTTGTCGCTCGTTGTATAGGCCCCAAACCCCAACCAAGAAATTTTTATTTCCCATAAGTCTGGTAGTCTGATAGGTAAAATCCAGTCCGCCTGTCAAAGCATCAGACCTGCCCAAAGGGTCACCGACAGACGCGATAAAACCAACTGAAGATTCCTTGAATATATTGTGCTTGGCCCGTACCACACCCATTGTACTCTTGGGTATTGTCACAATATTATTATCATCGACGGATATATCTACTTCATTGGTGTGCATAACCAGACCTCCAAAAGATGTTCTTCCTGTTCTCCCGTTAATTTTTCCACCCGCAACAATAGGGACTGGATTGCCCTCAACCAAACCAATACGTCTACTAAAAAAAGGTATGATGTCCCTACTTAAGCCGAATCCAAATTCGAATATGTCCGAACCCTCCAAGAAAAAGGCTCTTTTTTCCGGAAAAAACAAGGGGAATCTTGTAAGGTTAGTTTGTCTTGAATCAACTTCCGTTTCTGCAAAATCAGTATTAAAAGTGGCCGTTATCAAGGCATTGGAGCTTAAACGTTGGCTTGCTGTTACTGAAGGATCGAATTTGAATTTTCTATTACTTTCGTTATCCTTAGTCCAGTTTCCAATAACAGAAGGTGTAATATTGAGGCCAACACCATAATTGAAATCGGGTAATCCGACCATAAGACCGGCACGACTTGTTTGGGTAAACCACTGATCCCTGGAAACATTGGCCCACCTGATGATTTCCTGATTTCTTTGAATATTCCTTTCAAAGTTGAATCCCCATGCACCTAACCCTTTTCTGAAATTAATACTTTGAATTGGGATTTTTATTTCAGCAGTCCAGCCATCCGCATTTATATTCGTACCTGCTTCCCATATACCATCCCAGTCTTTACTTTCACTTTCACCACGATTGGAAACAAGCGCATCGTATCGGGCCCCGTTGGGATTTACCATAAATATATATCCTGATTGGCCATCTTGGAAAGGATCAATTACCAGACGAACATAGTCCTCGTTCCTGAAATCAGCATCCCGTAATTTTGAGAAATTGGTAATTTTCAAGGGGTCGTCCTTGCATTCAATTCCAAAAACAACAAACTTCTCGTTTGCGACAATTTTAACTTCCGTAAATTGGCTTGGTCTGCCACCTTCAATTGGTACGACCGTTAAAAAATCATTGATTGAAGGATTTTTTTCCCATAAGCTCTCATTCAGTATTCCATCTATTTTTATTTCATCGCTTGTATATCCTGAAACAATTCTTGGCCGATTTTCCTGCCCAAAAAAAGGGAGAATAACAAGTGAAGTAAGTAGAAACGTTAACCGAAACTTCATGATTGCTTATTTGAACTTTCACAGTATCCTATGTAAAATAAAAAGATTGCTTTAGTAGAAAAAGATAATTGCGGTATCATAAATGACT
It includes:
- a CDS encoding superoxide dismutase — protein: MERRKFMQNSMIVGGATILPQSSVWAQNIEYGKIDRLMDDNGKFVQADLPYPKTFLEPCMDEETLYLHHTFHHGGAVKGANKDLEMIIKSLDDGNLELVDHWTKKLSYHFSSHILHSIFWTNLTNKKNDPKGNLLSYIEKSFGTYDKLKALLAKVSKDVESSGWGILAYHPFIDRLTVMGCADHQKLTQWGCVPILVIDVWEHAYYLTYRNRRAEFVDCIMDIINWDNVAERLDIALKIK
- a CDS encoding carbohydrate binding family 9 domain-containing protein; its protein translation is MKFRLTFLLTSLVILPFFGQENRPRIVSGYTSDEIKIDGILNESLWEKNPSINDFLTVVPIEGGRPSQFTEVKIVANEKFVVFGIECKDDPLKITNFSKLRDADFRNEDYVRLVIDPFQDGQSGYIFMVNPNGARYDALVSNRGESESKDWDGIWEAGTNINADGWTAEIKIPIQSINFRKGLGAWGFNFERNIQRNQEIIRWANVSRDQWFTQTSRAGLMVGLPDFNYGVGLNITPSVIGNWTKDNESNRKFKFDPSVTASQRLSSNALITATFNTDFAETEVDSRQTNLTRFPLFFPEKRAFFLEGSDIFEFGFGLSRDIIPFFSRRIGLVEGNPVPIVAGGKINGRTGRTSFGGLVMHTNEVDISVDDNNIVTIPKSTMGVVRAKHNIFKESSVGFIASVGDPLGRSDALTGGLDFTYQTTRLMGNKNFLVGVWGLYNERQDLSGDKFAYGFKIDYPNDIWDAAITYAHIGDAFDPSVGFVPRNGINKIVAGVTWAPRPKWKLVRQIRNELFGTYITDLNGQWQSYRVFTAPLNWRFESGERFEFNVVPTGEFLTAPFEITNDVTIPTGSYEFIRYRFEGDIASKRNLNGRMSWWFGPFYKGRLNEYQLSLSWSPSTILTFEMTGTRNVAQLPYGDFDQTLAGFRIRFNATPDLQVNSFIQYDTESDSLGINSRIHWIFHPQGEFFLVFNNASVYSDINNRFSQESSQIIAKIRYTFRL